The Pseudomonas sp. SCA2728.1_7 DNA segment CAGCCGCCGGGCGATGGTGGTGAGCAGCGCGCGTGGCTCGCGAATGGCCGTGGGGTCAGGCAGTGCCAGCACCCGCAGAAAGGTTTCCGAAGCGATGTCCTGCGCACTGTGCGGGCAACCCAGCGTGCGGCCAACGGCAGCACACAGCCAGCGATAGTCCTTTTGGAACATCTGCCCGATGATCTGGTAATGCGGGTTGTACCCACCCATGCCTTGCTCCCTGAAACGGGTCCCACCCGCTGCGAAAAACCATCGTTCTGCCGGGATCGTCCGGCTCTGATCAGGCGCGACTGTGCAATAGCCTCGAAGACATTTGAAGTAATAAAAAATCAGCACAAGCAAACCATTGAGCATAAGGCGCTTGGTCGCCGTAGAAACATTGGCTGACAGAACGTTGACCTCGGTCACTGGCGCGTGGCCGGTCACTGATTAATCTCGCGGCTCCATCGAAAGCCAAGGACGGCTCACCGAGAGCCCGAGGCTGAACTCACTCAAGGAAGAGCAAGCATGCGACCACTCAACATCATTCTGCTGTCATCGGCCTTCAACGGCCTGACCCAACGCGCCTGGCTGGAACTGCGTGAGGCCGGGCACTCATCCAGCGTTGTGCTGTTTACCGATGAACAAGCGGTGTGCGAGCAGATCGAACACAGCCGCGCGGATCTGGTGATCTGCCCGTTCCTCAAAGACCGCGTACCGCAGGCGCTGTGGAGCAATACCGAACGGCCGGTGGTGATCATCCATCCCGGCATCGTCGGCGATCGCGGCGCCAGTGCCCTCGACTGGGCGATTACCAACGAGCTGCCGAGCTGGGGCGTCACTGCCTTGCAAGCCGTCGAGGAAATGGACGCCGGCCCGGTGTGGGCCACCTGCGAATTCAACTTGCCGGCGGGCCTGCGCAAATCCGAGCTGTACAACGGCCGGGTCAGTGACGCGGCGATTCGTTGCATACGCGAAGTGGTGGAGAAGTTCATCGAAGGCTTTGAACCGATTGCCCTCGACTATGCCAATGCGAAAGTGCGTGGGCGTTTGCAGCCGAACATGAAACAGGTCGACCGCAGTTTCAGCTGGCACGACTGCGCGCGCTTCATCAAACGCTGCATCGATGCCGCCGACGGCCAGCCCGGTGTGCTGGCGAGCCTGGCCGGCGGTCAATATTACGTTTACGACGCACACCTCGATTCGCGCAGCGGCGTGCCCGGCGAAATTCTCGCAGTGCATGACGATGCCGTACTCGTCGCGGCCGGCGATCAAAGCCTGTGGATCGGCGCACTACGACGCAAACCGCAACCCGGCGAGGAAACCTTCAAGCAACCGGCGCGGCACCTGTTGGCCGGGCAACTGGCCGATGTGCCGGTGCTCGACTGGTCGATCGCTACACAGCCGTTCAGTGACGAAGCGTATCAACCGCTGCGGTATCGCGAATCCGGCATCGTCGGCGAGCTGACCTTCGAGTTTTACAACGGCGCCATGAGCACCGAGCAATGCCAGCGCATGGTCTCCGCGCTGCGCTGGGCCAAGTCCCGTGATACCCAGGTGTTGCTGATCAAGGGCGGGCGCGGCAGCTTTTCCAACGGCGTGCATTTGAACGTGATTCAAGCTGCGCAGGATCCGGGCGCCGAAGCCTGGGCCAATATTCAGGCGATTGATGATGTCTGCGCAGAACTGCTGACGGCCCGGCAACTGGTGGTCAGCGGCGTTACCGGCAACGCCGGCGCCGGTGGCGTAATGCTCGCACTCGCGGCCGACATTGTCTTTGCCCGCGCCGATGTCGTACTCAATCCGCATTACAAGAGCATGGGTTTGTATGGCTCCGAATACTGGACTTACAGCCTGCCCCGCGCCGTCGGCCCGGCCATGGCCGAGCAATTGACCCAGGCCTGTCTGCCGGTGAGCGCGGTGCAGGCGTGGCAACTGGGCATGGTTCAGGAAATCGGCCCGCGCTGCCCGGACGAGTTCTCCCTGTGGTTGCTGCAGCGGGCCAACGGAGTAGTGAGCGATCCGACCTATGCTGCGGTGCGCGAGCGCAAGGCGCGGGTTGATCAGGTGTTGATCCAGCAGTGCCGCGAAACCGAGTTGCAGGAGATGCAGGAAGACATGCTCTACAACCGCAATCAGTTTGCCGAGAAGTGCCGAAATTTTGTCTACAAGCGCAAGGTGTGTGGCACGCCGGCGCGGTTGATCGAGGAGTGGGCGCGGGTGCGTTTGACCGAGTTGGCCAGTTGATTTTGCGGTGACTGCTTTCCCCTCACCCTAGCCCTCTCCCCAAGG contains these protein-coding regions:
- a CDS encoding hydrogenase maturation protein; this translates as MRPLNIILLSSAFNGLTQRAWLELREAGHSSSVVLFTDEQAVCEQIEHSRADLVICPFLKDRVPQALWSNTERPVVIIHPGIVGDRGASALDWAITNELPSWGVTALQAVEEMDAGPVWATCEFNLPAGLRKSELYNGRVSDAAIRCIREVVEKFIEGFEPIALDYANAKVRGRLQPNMKQVDRSFSWHDCARFIKRCIDAADGQPGVLASLAGGQYYVYDAHLDSRSGVPGEILAVHDDAVLVAAGDQSLWIGALRRKPQPGEETFKQPARHLLAGQLADVPVLDWSIATQPFSDEAYQPLRYRESGIVGELTFEFYNGAMSTEQCQRMVSALRWAKSRDTQVLLIKGGRGSFSNGVHLNVIQAAQDPGAEAWANIQAIDDVCAELLTARQLVVSGVTGNAGAGGVMLALAADIVFARADVVLNPHYKSMGLYGSEYWTYSLPRAVGPAMAEQLTQACLPVSAVQAWQLGMVQEIGPRCPDEFSLWLLQRANGVVSDPTYAAVRERKARVDQVLIQQCRETELQEMQEDMLYNRNQFAEKCRNFVYKRKVCGTPARLIEEWARVRLTELAS